From a single Saimiri boliviensis isolate mSaiBol1 chromosome 7, mSaiBol1.pri, whole genome shotgun sequence genomic region:
- the SPPL3 gene encoding signal peptide peptidase-like 3, with amino-acid sequence MAEQTYSWAYSLVDSSQVSTFLISILLIVYGSFRSLNMDFENQDKEKDSNSSSGSFNGNSTNNSIQTIDSTQALFLPIGASVSLLVMFFFFDSVQVVFTICTAVLATIAFAFLLLPMCQYLTRPCSPQNKISFGCCGRFTAAELLSFSLSVMLVLIWVLTGHWLLMDALAMGLCVAMIAFVRLPSLKVSCLLLSGLLIYDVFWVFFSAYIFNSNVMVKVATQPADNPLDVLSRKLHLGPNVGRDVPRLSLPGKLVFPSSTGSHFSMLGIGDIVMPGLLLCFVLRYDNYKKQASGDSCGAPGPANISGRMQKVSYFHCTLIGYFVGLLTATVASRIHRAAQPALLYLVPFTLLPLLTMAYLKGDLRRMWSEPFHSKSSSSRFLEV; translated from the exons GTCCCTTAATATGGACTTCGAAAATCAAGATAAGGAGAAAGACAGTAATAGTTCTTCGGGGTCTTTCAATGGCAACAGCACCAATAATA gcATCCAAACAATTGACTCTACCCAGGCTCTGTTCCTTCCGATTGGAGCATCTGTCTCTCTTTTAGTCATGTTCTTCTTCTTTGACTCAGTTCAAGTAGTTTTTACAATATGTACGGCAG ttctTGCAACTatagcttttgcttttcttctccttccgATGTGCCAGTATTTAACAAGACCCTGCTCACCTCAGAACAA GATTTCCTTTGGTTGCTGTGGGCGTTTCACTGCTGCTGAGTTGCTGTCATTCTCTCTGTCTGTCATGCTCGTCCTCATCTGGGTTCTCACTGGCCATTGGCTTCTCATGGATG CATTGGCCATGGGTCTCTGTGTCGCCATGATCGCCTTTGTCCGCCTGCCGAGCCTCAAGGTCTCCTGCCTGCTTCTCTCAGGGCTTCTAATCTATGATGTCTTTTGG GTATTTTTCTCAGCCTACATCTTCAATAGCAACGTCATGGTGAAGGTGGCCACTCAGCCGGCTGACAATCCCCTTGACGTTCTATCCCGGAAGCTCCACCTGGGGCCCAATGTTGGGCGTGATGTTCCTCGCCTGTCTCTGCCTGGAAAACTGGTCTTCCCAAG CTCCACCGGCAGCCACTTCTCCATGTTGGGCATCGGAGACATTGTGATGCCTGGTCTCCTGCTCTGTTTTGTCCTTCGCTATGACAACTACAAAAAACAAGCCAGTGGGGACTCCTGTGGTGCCCCTGGGCCTGCCAACATCTCCGGGCGCATGCAGAAGGTCTCCTACTTCCACTGCACCCTCATCGGATACTTCGTAG GCCTGCTCACTGCTACTGTGGCATCTCGCATTCACCGAGCCGCCCAGCCCGCCCTTCTCTATTTGGTGCCATTTACCTTATTGCCACTCCTCACGATGGCCTACTTAAAG GGCGATCTCCGGCGGATGTGGTCTGAGCCATTCCACTCCAAGTCCAGCAGCTCCCGATTCCTGGAAGTATGA